One Halarcobacter ebronensis genomic window carries:
- a CDS encoding phosphoribosyltransferase — protein MTPDKIYFKNREVAAYRLIDILPINKMKLEEWIVISTSYNALPIAKIVANELDAKMDLMFSRKIYAPNNDECEIAIVTESEEVVIHEELVKAFEISLDFVFSKSRYIYDNELTTCVNKFREGKKLEDLENKNVLLVDEGLNTSLTMMACIKTAIHLGAKSVSVAIPILPTASIQTIESIADDLYYVKNLDHFISIDFYYDELEEITYDEIKNYKG, from the coding sequence ATGACACCTGATAAAATATATTTTAAAAATAGAGAAGTCGCAGCATACAGACTTATTGATATTTTGCCAATAAATAAGATGAAACTAGAAGAGTGGATTGTTATTTCAACTTCATATAATGCTCTACCCATTGCAAAAATAGTAGCAAATGAACTTGATGCAAAAATGGATTTGATGTTTTCTAGAAAAATCTATGCACCAAATAATGATGAGTGCGAAATAGCAATTGTAACCGAGAGTGAAGAGGTAGTAATTCATGAAGAGTTAGTAAAAGCATTTGAGATAAGCCTAGATTTTGTATTTTCAAAATCTAGATATATCTATGATAACGAATTAACTACTTGTGTTAATAAGTTTAGAGAAGGTAAAAAGCTAGAAGATTTAGAGAATAAAAATGTTCTTTTAGTTGATGAAGGATTAAATACAAGTTTAACTATGATGGCTTGTATTAAAACAGCTATTCATTTAGGTGCTAAATCTGTGTCTGTTGCAATACCAATATTGCCGACTGCAAGTATTCAGACAATTGAGTCTATAGCAGATGATTTATATTATGTTAAGAATCTAGATCATTTTATTTCAATAGATTTTTATTATGACGAATTAGAAGAGATAACATATGATGAAATTAAAAATTATAAAGGATAA
- a CDS encoding LPS-assembly protein LptD, with amino-acid sequence MLKKTLLLFILSLSFLYAEVERFQIISNDLVTKNDIVIATGNVVAFSPTYYITAQKAIYDKNKGTFELFDDVVILRNNNIQMNSNYAFLDLNTNDMYQKPSIYFEDSSSIWISSKDSQRKGDIVYIEDSILSSCDCVDPDWSIKFSSADYDTKDKWINAYNSRLYFKNVPLLYFPYFGFSTDRTRRTGLLFPTVGYSSTEGAYYAQPLFIAPAQNYDFELVPQIRTSRGAGFYAYFRYADSINSMLSLSAGFFKEKETYQKEHKLRNDNHNGVDLNYVRNSILSPNKLGYNDGLYVDINYLNDSEYKTLEVAGDENSITEKVESKINYIYNTPSYFLGSYFRYYIDVSKESNTSTMQELPKLQAHSYTKPIFLDKLVYSTDIKYTNHTREKGIKAQQYELSLPVSYSQSFFNNYVNLILKHEFLVNRYSYSEASKNFDDGTYVESKSTISLNSDLVKPYENYIHTINLFANLNKVEEIEKDGYLYNITTTDSELQPFTIDRGENSLELGINHSFYDRETLQQIVNHKLKEVILYDNISDLRTSYIENEIIYNYILGSISNRLVYDYQYRKVAESSSSFSLSYENFYLLLGHYLTKNTPNLQKEDLESYQVEAKYRFSDKYSVSYYTNYNLLDNLRTKQGLKFRISESCWDLDIKFEKELIATSSTDHSSITQNAFYLQLYLKPIGGITQKYTYNNEENVN; translated from the coding sequence ATGCTTAAAAAAACACTATTACTATTTATTCTCTCTTTATCTTTCTTATATGCAGAAGTAGAAAGATTTCAAATAATCTCTAATGATTTAGTTACAAAAAATGATATTGTTATTGCAACAGGAAATGTTGTTGCTTTTTCTCCAACTTATTATATAACTGCACAAAAAGCGATTTATGATAAAAACAAAGGTACTTTTGAACTTTTTGATGATGTTGTTATTTTAAGAAATAATAATATTCAAATGAATAGTAATTATGCATTTTTGGATTTAAATACAAATGACATGTATCAAAAACCAAGTATCTATTTTGAAGATTCTAGTTCAATTTGGATTAGTTCGAAAGATTCACAAAGAAAAGGGGATATTGTTTATATTGAAGATTCTATCCTTTCTAGTTGTGATTGTGTGGATCCTGATTGGAGTATAAAGTTTAGTAGTGCAGATTATGATACAAAAGATAAATGGATAAATGCATATAATTCAAGACTCTATTTTAAAAATGTCCCATTATTATATTTCCCATATTTTGGTTTTTCAACAGATAGAACAAGAAGGACTGGACTTTTATTTCCTACTGTAGGTTATTCAAGTACTGAAGGTGCATATTATGCACAACCACTATTTATTGCTCCTGCTCAAAACTATGATTTTGAATTAGTTCCTCAAATTAGGACAAGTAGAGGGGCAGGATTTTACGCATATTTCAGATATGCTGATTCAATTAATTCTATGCTTAGTTTAAGTGCAGGTTTTTTTAAAGAAAAAGAAACATATCAAAAAGAGCATAAACTTAGAAATGATAACCATAACGGTGTAGATTTAAATTATGTAAGAAATAGCATTTTGTCTCCTAACAAACTTGGATATAATGATGGTTTATATGTAGATATAAATTACTTAAATGATAGTGAATATAAAACTTTAGAAGTTGCTGGTGATGAAAACTCAATTACTGAAAAAGTTGAATCAAAAATCAACTATATTTACAATACTCCAAGCTATTTTTTAGGTTCATATTTTAGATACTATATTGATGTTTCAAAAGAGTCAAATACAAGTACAATGCAAGAATTACCAAAACTTCAAGCTCACTCATATACAAAACCAATTTTTTTAGATAAATTAGTTTACTCAACTGATATTAAATATACTAACCATACTAGAGAAAAAGGAATTAAGGCACAACAATATGAATTAAGTCTACCAGTTTCATATTCTCAATCATTTTTTAACAATTATGTTAATTTAATATTAAAACATGAATTTTTAGTTAATAGATATAGTTATTCAGAAGCTTCAAAAAACTTTGATGATGGTACATATGTAGAATCAAAAAGTACAATCTCATTAAATAGTGATTTAGTTAAACCTTATGAAAATTATATACATACAATTAACTTGTTTGCAAATTTAAACAAAGTTGAAGAGATTGAAAAAGATGGTTATTTATATAATATAACCACTACAGATTCTGAATTACAACCTTTTACAATCGATAGAGGTGAAAATAGTTTAGAATTAGGGATCAATCACTCTTTTTATGATAGAGAAACCTTGCAACAAATAGTAAACCATAAGTTAAAAGAAGTGATTTTATATGATAATATAAGTGACTTAAGAACTAGTTATATTGAAAATGAGATTATTTATAACTATATTTTAGGTTCAATTAGTAATAGATTAGTTTATGACTATCAATACAGAAAAGTTGCAGAAAGTTCATCATCATTCTCTTTATCTTATGAGAATTTCTATCTACTATTAGGACATTACCTTACAAAAAACACTCCAAATTTACAAAAAGAAGATTTAGAGTCATATCAAGTTGAAGCAAAGTATAGATTTTCAGATAAATATTCTGTATCTTATTATACAAATTACAATTTATTAGATAATTTAAGAACAAAACAGGGATTAAAATTTAGAATTAGTGAAAGCTGTTGGGATTTAGATATTAAGTTTGAAAAAGAGTTAATTGCAACTTCTAGTACAGACCATAGTTCTATAACACAAAATGCATTTTATCTACAACTATATCTAAAACCAATTGGTGGTATAACACAAAAATATACCTATAATAATGAGGAAAATGTTAATTAA
- a CDS encoding RDD family protein — MNKSENLELASIRSRAFAFVIDDFLVTLIVILIYWDKIAIAGDDVMSALIIMNDFILQVLFLKFLYQSFFVWYYGATVGKIVTKIKVIDFYNFGKVSITSAMLRSIFRIVSEMFFYIGFIFAFFNDGRQTFHDKLGRTLVVNA; from the coding sequence ATGAATAAGAGCGAGAACTTAGAACTAGCTAGTATAAGATCACGGGCTTTTGCCTTTGTTATTGATGATTTTTTAGTCACTTTAATTGTTATTTTAATATATTGGGATAAAATAGCAATTGCAGGTGATGATGTAATGTCAGCATTAATTATTATGAATGACTTTATTTTACAAGTACTTTTTTTGAAATTTTTATATCAATCTTTTTTTGTCTGGTATTATGGGGCAACAGTTGGTAAAATAGTTACAAAGATAAAAGTAATTGACTTCTATAATTTTGGAAAAGTTTCTATCACTTCTGCAATGTTAAGATCAATTTTTAGAATAGTAAGTGAAATGTTTTTTTATATTGGATTTATATTCGCATTTTTCAATGATGGAAGACAAACATTTCATGATAAATTAGGAAGGACATTAGTAGTCAATGCTTAA
- the purD gene encoding phosphoribosylamine--glycine ligase — MNILILGSGGREYSIGLAISKEKENHNLYFMPGNGATDSLGTNIDIKDYNKLAAWAKDNNIDLTIVGPEAPLVDGVVDIFKANDLVVFGPSAKAAQLEGSKVYMKNILKKYNIPTAAFIETKSEKEAHSFIDTMKEPIVVKADGLCAGKGVIIAQTKDEAKKAATDMLSGESFGDAGTSIVVEEYLDGYELSIFAICDGENYKILPAAQDHKRVGDGDTGPNTGGMGAYAPTPLVNDEIYKKVEERVVKPTLKGMQQEGAPFEGVLFIGVMVVKGEPIILEYNVRFGDPECEILMPLLETPVSELFYKGATKQLDKLDIKIKNEFGVAVVMASANYPYSSSAPAEIIVDEIVDEEILNNTHISYAGVSKEDGKLFATGGRVLLCVGFGTTIKQARDRAYKLCGQVHFAGKKCRTDIAYQALK, encoded by the coding sequence GTGAACATTTTAATTCTTGGTAGTGGTGGTAGAGAATACTCTATAGGGTTAGCTATATCTAAAGAGAAAGAGAACCATAACTTATATTTTATGCCTGGAAATGGTGCAACTGATAGTTTAGGAACAAATATTGATATTAAAGATTATAATAAACTAGCAGCATGGGCAAAAGATAATAACATTGATTTAACAATTGTAGGACCAGAAGCTCCTTTAGTAGATGGTGTTGTTGATATTTTCAAAGCAAATGATTTGGTAGTTTTTGGACCAAGTGCAAAAGCAGCACAACTTGAAGGTTCAAAAGTATATATGAAAAATATTTTAAAAAAATATAATATACCAACAGCAGCATTTATAGAGACAAAAAGTGAAAAAGAGGCTCATTCTTTTATTGATACAATGAAGGAACCAATTGTTGTTAAAGCAGATGGTTTATGTGCAGGAAAAGGTGTAATAATTGCTCAAACAAAAGATGAAGCTAAAAAAGCAGCTACTGATATGTTAAGTGGTGAATCTTTTGGTGATGCAGGAACTTCAATTGTTGTTGAAGAGTATCTTGATGGATATGAATTATCAATATTTGCAATTTGTGATGGAGAAAATTATAAAATATTGCCTGCTGCACAAGATCATAAAAGAGTGGGGGATGGCGATACTGGTCCTAATACTGGAGGGATGGGTGCTTATGCTCCAACACCACTTGTAAATGATGAAATTTATAAAAAAGTTGAAGAGAGAGTTGTAAAACCAACATTAAAAGGAATGCAACAAGAGGGAGCACCTTTTGAAGGTGTACTTTTTATTGGCGTTATGGTAGTAAAAGGTGAGCCAATAATTTTAGAGTATAATGTAAGATTTGGTGATCCAGAGTGTGAAATTCTTATGCCTCTTCTTGAAACGCCAGTTTCAGAACTTTTTTATAAAGGGGCAACTAAACAATTAGATAAACTAGATATCAAAATCAAAAATGAGTTTGGTGTTGCAGTTGTTATGGCAAGTGCAAACTACCCTTACAGCTCTTCTGCGCCAGCTGAAATTATCGTTGATGAAATAGTTGATGAAGAGATTTTAAATAATACTCATATTTCATATGCAGGTGTTTCAAAAGAGGATGGAAAACTTTTTGCAACAGGAGGAAGAGTTTTACTTTGTGTAGGATTCGGAACTACTATTAAACAAGCTAGAGATAGAGCATATAAACTTTGTGGACAAGTACATTTTGCAGGTAAGAAATGTAGAACAGATATTGCATATCAAGCCTTAAAATAA
- a CDS encoding uroporphyrinogen-III synthase: MSKIYLLNNQKYEGVENIEVFKIDYINTYIDFSKYDALIFTSKNAVLSLDKISNEWKNVPSFAIAQKTADIIKKLGGKVEFIGSHGHGNDFADELKYFLVGRKALYIRAQKVVSNLVKKLKNSQIDISEVITYKTVCNDKIDTKLEENATIIFTSPSSVECFFNKFEWKETYKAIAIGKTTANYLPEYVKYKISDKTSVDECIKLAILGSF, from the coding sequence ATGAGTAAAATCTATCTTTTAAATAACCAAAAATATGAAGGTGTTGAAAATATTGAAGTTTTTAAAATAGATTATATTAATACTTATATAGATTTTTCAAAGTATGACGCACTTATCTTTACATCTAAAAATGCAGTTTTATCATTAGACAAGATTTCAAATGAATGGAAAAATGTTCCAAGTTTTGCAATTGCACAAAAAACTGCTGATATTATAAAAAAGCTTGGTGGAAAAGTTGAATTTATTGGTTCACATGGTCATGGTAATGATTTTGCAGATGAATTAAAATATTTTTTAGTTGGAAGAAAAGCACTTTATATTAGAGCACAGAAAGTAGTATCAAATTTAGTTAAAAAATTAAAAAATAGTCAAATAGATATTTCTGAAGTTATTACTTATAAAACTGTTTGCAATGATAAGATAGATACAAAATTAGAAGAGAATGCAACGATAATTTTTACCTCTCCTTCAAGTGTAGAGTGTTTTTTTAATAAGTTTGAATGGAAAGAGACTTATAAAGCAATTGCAATAGGTAAAACAACAGCAAATTATTTACCTGAGTATGTCAAATATAAGATTAGTGATAAAACTTCAGTTGATGAGTGTATAAAACTTGCTATACTGGGTAGTTTTTAA
- a CDS encoding SulP family inorganic anion transporter: protein MIKINSLKNDFFGGVTAAVVALPLALAFGVASGAGPTAGLYGAIVLGFFASLFGGVPTQISGPTGPMTVVTATAIVAFPDDFQSVISVIFLAGLIQISFGIIKIGKWVKYIPYPVISGFMSGIGIIIIILQINPFLGVESKGSIIETLIAVPKNFAITNMDSIILASITLVIMFFTPKKISKIIPSALIALVIVTLLSFYLNFEVPTIGQIPMGLPEITIPTKFNILQLNTIITLAITLALLGSIDTLLTSLVADSMTKTNHKPNKELIAQGIGNALCSFVGAIPGAGATMRTVINIKSGGESRLSGMIHSVTLLLIVLFFAPLASKIPLSVLAGVLIKVGFDILDYKFLKIMNRIPKVDLLIMLTVFFLTIFVDLIMAVGAGITFASIIAIYKVSKRTRMQTKNMSKKIKFDISIDNKETQILEIDGSLFFGTASILDRKIDKIRPQTKFVILDCLKVHFIDLSAIFIIEEEINKLKAKDIQTILILKHYQKRKLLKLDVNDIFKNTVIVSNIDSAVNTIQHNEYNENK from the coding sequence TTGATAAAAATAAATAGTTTAAAAAATGATTTTTTTGGTGGAGTTACAGCTGCTGTTGTAGCTTTGCCTTTGGCTTTAGCGTTTGGTGTAGCAAGTGGAGCTGGACCAACTGCAGGTCTTTATGGTGCGATAGTTTTAGGCTTTTTTGCTTCTTTGTTTGGTGGAGTGCCCACACAAATATCTGGTCCCACTGGACCAATGACAGTAGTTACGGCAACTGCTATTGTAGCTTTTCCAGATGATTTTCAATCTGTTATTAGTGTTATTTTTTTAGCTGGATTGATACAAATCTCTTTTGGTATTATAAAGATTGGTAAATGGGTTAAGTATATTCCTTATCCTGTAATTTCAGGTTTTATGAGTGGAATAGGTATAATTATTATAATTTTGCAGATAAATCCATTTTTAGGTGTTGAATCAAAAGGTTCAATTATCGAGACATTGATTGCTGTTCCTAAAAATTTTGCTATTACAAATATGGATTCAATAATATTGGCTTCAATTACTCTTGTTATAATGTTTTTTACTCCAAAAAAAATCTCTAAGATTATCCCTTCCGCTTTAATTGCTTTAGTTATTGTAACGCTACTATCTTTTTATTTAAACTTTGAAGTACCAACAATAGGTCAAATACCAATGGGATTGCCTGAAATAACTATTCCTACAAAATTTAATATTTTGCAGTTAAATACAATTATTACTCTAGCCATTACCTTGGCTCTTTTAGGATCAATAGATACCCTGTTAACATCGCTTGTTGCAGATTCAATGACAAAAACAAATCATAAGCCAAACAAAGAGTTAATAGCTCAAGGAATAGGGAATGCTCTTTGTTCTTTTGTTGGAGCAATTCCAGGAGCTGGGGCAACAATGAGAACAGTAATAAATATTAAAAGTGGTGGAGAGAGTAGGTTATCTGGAATGATTCACTCTGTTACTTTACTTTTAATTGTACTTTTTTTTGCTCCTTTAGCTTCAAAAATACCACTATCGGTACTTGCTGGTGTATTAATAAAAGTTGGTTTTGATATTTTAGATTACAAATTTTTAAAGATTATGAATAGAATTCCAAAAGTGGATTTATTGATAATGTTAACAGTGTTTTTTTTAACTATCTTTGTAGATTTGATTATGGCTGTTGGTGCAGGTATAACTTTTGCTTCTATAATTGCAATTTATAAAGTATCAAAAAGAACTAGAATGCAGACAAAAAATATGTCTAAAAAGATAAAATTTGACATAAGTATAGACAATAAAGAGACTCAAATTTTAGAGATTGATGGTTCTTTGTTTTTTGGTACAGCATCAATTTTAGATAGAAAAATTGATAAGATTAGACCTCAAACAAAATTTGTTATATTAGATTGTTTGAAAGTACATTTTATAGATCTTTCTGCAATATTTATCATTGAAGAGGAGATAAATAAGTTAAAGGCAAAAGATATTCAAACTATTTTGATACTAAAACACTACCAAAAAAGAAAACTTTTAAAATTAGATGTTAATGACATTTTTAAAAATACAGTTATCGTAAGTAATATTGACAGTGCTGTAAATACAATACAACACAACGAATACAATGAGAATAAATGA
- the der gene encoding ribosome biogenesis GTPase Der produces the protein MNNELKKIALIGQPNVGKSSLFNRIAKKRIAIVSDMAGTTRDIRKHQVEILDRDAIMLDTGGIDETNDEIFSNVKRKAIECAKEADIILFMVDGKKIPDDKDKELFYELQALNKKLALVVNKIDNDNELERLWSFYEFGIDEDNLFGISVSHNRGTKKLFDWIAVQLPPREVVEELNIEDDEDDFLEDFLNPIEDINEQAESEEDDELRVAIIGRVNVGKSSILNALVGEERSVVSSVEGTTIDPVDETFEYNDRKITFVDTAGLRRRGKIEGIEKFALMRTKEMLEKANLALLVLDASRELVDLDEKIAGLVDEYALGTIIVLNKWDENMDTFQDLEEKVRSKFKFLYYAPIIAVSAKTGRSIDRLKDKLIEIYDNYSQRIPTSVLNKTIETATMRHALPSPSGNYLRIYYATQFETKPPRIALIMNKPNLLHFSYKRYLINFLRENMNFEGTPIHIIARKKGQRDLSDEELEEFN, from the coding sequence ATGAATAATGAGTTAAAAAAAATTGCTTTAATTGGTCAACCAAATGTTGGAAAGTCATCACTTTTTAATAGAATTGCAAAAAAAAGAATTGCAATAGTATCTGATATGGCAGGAACTACAAGAGATATAAGAAAACATCAAGTTGAGATTTTAGATAGAGATGCAATTATGCTTGATACAGGTGGTATTGATGAAACAAATGATGAGATATTTTCAAATGTAAAAAGAAAAGCAATAGAGTGTGCAAAAGAGGCTGATATAATACTTTTTATGGTTGATGGTAAAAAGATACCTGATGATAAAGATAAAGAACTATTTTATGAGCTTCAAGCACTTAATAAAAAACTTGCATTAGTAGTTAATAAAATTGATAATGACAATGAACTAGAGAGACTTTGGTCTTTTTATGAATTTGGAATTGATGAGGATAATCTTTTTGGTATCTCAGTTTCACATAACAGAGGTACAAAAAAACTTTTTGATTGGATTGCTGTACAACTTCCTCCAAGAGAGGTTGTTGAAGAGCTAAATATTGAAGATGATGAAGATGATTTTCTAGAAGATTTTTTAAATCCTATTGAAGATATTAATGAACAAGCTGAATCTGAAGAGGATGATGAATTAAGAGTAGCAATAATAGGAAGAGTAAATGTTGGTAAATCTTCAATTTTAAATGCACTTGTTGGTGAGGAGAGATCAGTTGTATCTTCAGTTGAAGGAACAACTATTGATCCTGTGGATGAAACTTTTGAATATAATGATAGAAAAATCACTTTTGTTGATACCGCAGGACTTAGAAGAAGAGGTAAAATTGAAGGTATCGAAAAGTTTGCTTTAATGAGAACCAAAGAGATGTTAGAGAAAGCAAATTTAGCTCTACTTGTATTAGATGCTTCTAGAGAACTTGTAGATTTGGATGAAAAAATTGCAGGTTTAGTTGATGAATATGCTTTAGGAACAATTATTGTTTTAAATAAATGGGATGAAAATATGGATACATTCCAAGATTTAGAAGAGAAAGTTAGAAGTAAATTTAAATTTCTTTATTATGCTCCAATAATTGCAGTTTCAGCAAAAACAGGAAGAAGTATAGATAGATTAAAAGATAAATTAATAGAGATTTATGATAACTATTCACAAAGAATACCAACATCAGTATTAAATAAAACTATCGAAACAGCAACAATGAGACATGCTCTTCCAAGTCCATCTGGAAACTACCTTAGAATTTATTATGCTACACAATTTGAAACAAAACCTCCAAGAATCGCATTAATTATGAATAAACCAAACCTTTTACACTTCTCTTATAAGAGATATTTGATAAACTTCTTAAGAGAAAATATGAATTTCGAAGGAACTCCAATTCACATAATTGCTAGAAAAAAAGGTCAAAGGGATTTAAGTGATGAAGAACTTGAGGAGTTTAATTAA